One genomic segment of Hymenobacter psoromatis includes these proteins:
- the recN gene encoding DNA repair protein RecN: MLVDLRIQNYALIEQLELRPSPLLNIITGETGAGKSIMLGAIGLLLGNRADSRMLFNTERKCVIEGQFNIANYQLQDIFEAEDLDYDTQCILRREISPSGKSRAFVNDTPVTLDALRKIGANLMDIHSQHDTLLLGDAVFQLNLLDLYANLVPTRTQYGNAYRQYRKLETDLKALEDQSVQASKELDYNSFLLSELEEADLDKEDQDALEQEVKQLENAEEIKYKLSQALHGLRDSESCATGTMKDASTLLGQVANYSENFRELRQRLESCLIELHDIADEVETAERRTEGDPARAEELQARLTVLYNLQRKHQRRDVEGLLETRENLRQKVGSVLNLDKEITRLRKDSEAALKQATAQAARLSESRRKAFPKFEKELSMLLADLGMPHARIVVEHKTGPLAASGTDVVSILFTANKGAQPQTLSKAASGGEFSRLMLCIKYMLADKTALPTIVFDEIDTGISGEIAVKVGRMMQQMAQKHQLVAISHLPQMAAAGDTHYFVYKEDRSDRTVSRIRQLSPEDRIKEIAHMIAGAKPSENAFQSARELLALRGEVAVG; encoded by the coding sequence ATGTTAGTCGATTTACGCATTCAGAATTACGCCCTGATTGAGCAATTAGAATTGCGACCTTCGCCGCTGCTCAATATTATTACTGGCGAAACCGGGGCGGGTAAGTCCATTATGTTGGGGGCTATTGGGCTGCTGCTTGGCAACCGCGCCGACTCGCGAATGCTGTTCAATACCGAGCGTAAGTGCGTAATTGAGGGGCAGTTTAATATTGCGAATTACCAACTCCAAGATATTTTTGAAGCCGAGGACCTGGACTACGATACCCAGTGCATTTTGCGGCGCGAAATCAGTCCGTCGGGCAAATCGCGGGCTTTCGTGAACGATACGCCGGTGACGCTGGACGCGCTGCGTAAGATTGGCGCAAACCTCATGGATATTCACTCGCAGCACGATACGTTGCTGCTGGGAGATGCCGTATTTCAACTCAACCTGCTTGACCTCTATGCCAACCTAGTGCCTACCCGCACCCAGTACGGTAATGCTTACCGCCAGTACCGCAAGCTCGAAACCGACCTCAAGGCGCTCGAAGACCAGTCGGTTCAGGCCAGCAAAGAGCTGGATTATAATAGCTTCTTGCTGAGTGAGCTGGAAGAAGCCGACCTTGATAAAGAAGACCAGGACGCGCTGGAGCAGGAAGTAAAGCAGCTCGAAAACGCCGAGGAAATTAAGTACAAGCTGAGCCAGGCGCTGCATGGCCTGCGCGATAGCGAAAGCTGCGCTACCGGCACCATGAAGGATGCTTCGACGCTATTGGGCCAGGTAGCGAATTATTCGGAGAATTTCCGCGAGCTGCGCCAGCGCTTGGAAAGCTGCCTGATTGAGCTGCACGATATTGCCGACGAAGTAGAAACCGCTGAGCGCCGCACCGAGGGCGACCCCGCCCGCGCCGAAGAATTGCAGGCGCGCCTCACGGTGCTTTACAACTTGCAGCGCAAGCACCAGCGCCGCGATGTGGAGGGCCTGCTCGAAACCCGCGAAAACTTACGCCAGAAAGTGGGCTCGGTGTTGAATCTGGACAAGGAAATTACGCGCCTGCGTAAAGACTCGGAGGCGGCACTTAAGCAGGCTACGGCCCAGGCCGCCCGGCTCTCGGAAAGCCGCCGCAAGGCGTTTCCGAAGTTTGAGAAGGAGCTGAGCATGCTGCTCGCCGACCTAGGAATGCCGCACGCCCGCATCGTGGTAGAGCACAAGACCGGCCCACTCGCCGCCAGCGGCACCGACGTAGTGAGCATCCTGTTTACAGCCAACAAGGGCGCGCAGCCCCAAACGCTGAGCAAGGCTGCATCGGGCGGTGAGTTTTCGCGTTTGATGCTGTGCATCAAGTATATGCTGGCCGATAAGACGGCCCTGCCTACGATAGTGTTCGACGAGATTGACACTGGTATTAGCGGCGAAATTGCGGTGAAAGTGGGCCGCATGATGCAGCAGATGGCGCAAAAGCACCAGTTGGTGGCTATTTCGCACCTGCCCCAAATGGCGGCGGCCGGCGATACCCACTACTTCGTGTATAAAGAGGACCGTTCCGACCGCACCGTGAGCCGCATCCGGCAGCTAAGCCCGGAGGACCGCATCAAGGAAATCGCGCATATGATTGCCGGGGCCAAGCCCAGCGAAAATGCCTTCCAGAGCGCCCGCGAACTGCTGGCGCTGCGCGGGGAAGTAGCCGTGGGGTAG
- a CDS encoding DNA-directed RNA polymerase subunit omega has product MKAPASASIITRNLADITTENNNVYEAISIISKRANQLSVKLKEELTERLAEFATTVDNLEEVFENREQIEISKQYERQPKPASQAIEEFIAGELHYETPEAAPIVIPRELF; this is encoded by the coding sequence ATGAAAGCTCCCGCTTCCGCCTCCATCATTACCCGCAACCTGGCCGATATCACCACTGAGAATAATAACGTGTACGAGGCCATCTCCATCATCTCGAAGCGCGCCAACCAGCTGTCGGTGAAGCTGAAAGAGGAGTTGACCGAGCGCCTGGCTGAATTCGCTACCACCGTTGACAACCTCGAAGAGGTATTCGAAAACCGCGAGCAGATTGAAATCAGCAAGCAGTACGAGCGCCAGCCCAAGCCAGCCAGCCAGGCCATCGAGGAATTCATCGCCGGCGAGCTGCACTACGAAACTCCCGAGGCAGCGCCTATCGTTATTCCGCGCGAGCTGTTCTAA
- a CDS encoding flavoprotein: MAQLSTRDQKPGPLKNRRILLGVSGSIAAYKAAPLVRLLVQAGAEVQVILTEAATAFVTPLTLGTLSKKPVLTGFLRDAASGQWHNHVELGLWADAYLIAPASANTLGSLANGLCPNLLSAVYLSARCPVFLAPAMDLDMYAHPAVQQNIQRLRSFGNHVFDSPSGELASGLNGPGRMLEPEQITAELEKFFGLPS; the protein is encoded by the coding sequence ATGGCCCAACTTTCAACTAGAGACCAGAAACCAGGGCCCCTAAAAAACCGCCGTATTCTGCTGGGCGTGAGTGGCAGCATCGCTGCCTACAAAGCCGCACCACTGGTGCGGCTGCTGGTGCAGGCCGGGGCCGAGGTGCAGGTGATTCTGACCGAAGCCGCTACTGCGTTCGTCACGCCCCTCACGCTGGGGACCCTCTCCAAAAAGCCCGTCCTGACGGGCTTTTTGCGTGATGCAGCTAGCGGGCAGTGGCACAACCACGTGGAGCTAGGCTTGTGGGCCGATGCCTACCTTATTGCGCCGGCCAGCGCCAATACGCTGGGCAGCCTGGCCAATGGCCTGTGCCCTAACCTGCTGAGTGCAGTCTACTTATCCGCGCGTTGCCCGGTCTTTTTGGCCCCGGCAATGGACCTGGATATGTATGCCCACCCAGCCGTGCAACAAAATATCCAGCGTCTTCGCTCGTTCGGTAACCACGTATTTGACTCGCCCAGCGGCGAGTTGGCCAGCGGCCTCAACGGCCCCGGCCGGATGCTGGAGCCAGAGCAGATTACGGCCGAATTGGAAAAGTTTTTCGGCCTACCTAGCTGA
- a CDS encoding phosphopantothenoylcysteine decarboxylase, with the protein MRVLLTAGPTYEPLDPVRYLGNRSTGKMGYALAEAFAAAGAAVTLVSGPVALPPPTSPLITTVRVETAQQMYEAAAPVAPQADVWVFAAAVADYRPASIAPEKIKKEGDTLMLELVKNVDIAATLGQTKRAEQFAVGFALETTNELAHAQVKLRRKNFDLVVLNSLRDAGAGFGYDTNKVTVLDRAGQVLNFELQAKTELARVLVTLILTRFPAVYA; encoded by the coding sequence ATGCGCGTTCTGCTCACCGCCGGCCCCACCTACGAGCCCCTTGACCCCGTGCGCTACCTGGGCAACCGCTCGACGGGCAAGATGGGTTACGCCCTAGCCGAAGCCTTCGCGGCGGCGGGCGCGGCCGTGACGCTCGTGAGCGGACCAGTGGCCCTACCCCCCCCCACCAGCCCACTCATCACAACGGTGCGAGTCGAAACGGCCCAGCAGATGTACGAGGCCGCCGCGCCAGTTGCGCCGCAGGCCGACGTGTGGGTATTTGCCGCCGCCGTGGCTGACTACCGCCCCGCTAGTATAGCCCCGGAAAAAATTAAGAAAGAAGGCGATACGCTGATGCTGGAGCTGGTTAAGAACGTGGACATCGCTGCTACGCTTGGCCAGACCAAGCGGGCTGAACAATTTGCAGTCGGTTTTGCGTTGGAAACTACCAACGAGTTGGCCCACGCCCAGGTCAAGCTGCGGCGCAAAAATTTTGACCTGGTAGTGCTCAACTCCTTGCGCGATGCCGGGGCAGGTTTTGGCTACGACACCAATAAAGTAACCGTGCTCGACCGCGCCGGGCAGGTGCTTAACTTTGAGCTACAAGCCAAAACCGAGCTGGCCCGCGTGCTGGTGACGTTGATTCTGACTCGTTTTCCCGCCGTTTATGCGTAA
- a CDS encoding enoyl-ACP reductase FabI produces MSNNLLAGKVGIISGALNSQSIAWKVAQKAHAEGARIVLTNAPLAMRMGEIKALAAEIDAPIIPADATSIEELGTLFTEAQVHFGGKIDFLLHSIGMSANIRKGKSYGDLDYKFFQQTLDVSALSLHKMLAVAEKQDAFNEWGSVVALSYIAAQRAFLDYTDMAQAKAVLESIARSYGQRLGHLKKVRVNTISQSPTKTTAGTGISGFNAFYEYANKMAPLGNAPAEACADYCVSLFSDLTRYVTMQNLMHDGGFSSTGISQELADLMEKAGE; encoded by the coding sequence ATGTCTAATAACCTCCTTGCTGGCAAAGTCGGTATCATCTCCGGCGCGCTCAATTCTCAATCCATCGCCTGGAAAGTAGCCCAAAAGGCCCACGCCGAGGGCGCGCGCATTGTGCTCACCAATGCCCCGCTGGCCATGCGCATGGGCGAAATCAAGGCGCTGGCTGCCGAGATTGACGCGCCCATTATTCCGGCCGACGCCACTTCAATAGAGGAGCTGGGCACGCTGTTTACGGAAGCGCAAGTGCACTTCGGCGGCAAAATTGACTTTCTGCTGCACTCCATTGGCATGAGCGCTAACATTCGCAAGGGCAAGAGCTACGGCGATTTGGATTATAAATTCTTCCAGCAGACGCTCGACGTGTCGGCACTCTCGCTGCACAAAATGCTGGCCGTGGCCGAAAAGCAGGACGCCTTCAACGAATGGGGTAGCGTGGTGGCGCTCAGCTACATCGCGGCCCAGCGCGCCTTCTTGGATTATACCGATATGGCGCAGGCCAAGGCCGTGCTCGAAAGCATTGCCCGCAGCTATGGGCAGCGCCTGGGCCACCTCAAAAAGGTGCGCGTGAATACCATCTCCCAGTCGCCGACCAAAACCACGGCCGGCACTGGCATCAGCGGCTTCAACGCCTTTTATGAGTACGCCAACAAAATGGCCCCGCTCGGCAACGCGCCCGCCGAAGCCTGCGCCGACTATTGCGTATCGCTCTTCTCGGACCTGACCCGCTACGTAACCATGCAAAACCTGATGCATGACGGCGGCTTCAGCAGTACCGGCATCTCACAGGAGCTGGCCGATTTGATGGAGAAGGCGGGGGAATAG
- a CDS encoding DUF4835 family protein, giving the protein MRKIFALLALLVVAVAHPGRAQELNAQVAVSLENVTITDPTLVAQLQKDMTAFLNTRTWTRQPYRPEERIKLRLFVGITAIPQNGTYQATMRLIATRPVYGTGYETNLLSINDRNFNFNYTPQTPLDFAPSNFVNNLSSLLAFYAYLTIGTDQDTFARLGGSPYYDQARVILQYSASQTITNESDAGWTDASPRNRYWLLNNMTDPQLEAFRTGLYAYYRQGMDIFIEKPDEARTSIMTALTGIQKANAVRPNTLFVRAFFDAKADEITNIFRTSTDSQQKRQLIALMTDVDPGNLPKYQTIIK; this is encoded by the coding sequence ATGCGTAAGATTTTTGCACTGCTCGCCTTGCTAGTCGTTGCCGTGGCCCACCCCGGCCGGGCGCAGGAGCTAAATGCGCAGGTTGCCGTCTCCTTGGAAAACGTGACGATTACCGACCCGACCCTCGTGGCACAGCTGCAAAAGGACATGACGGCCTTCCTCAATACCCGCACTTGGACCCGCCAGCCCTACCGGCCTGAGGAGCGCATCAAGCTGCGCTTGTTCGTGGGCATAACGGCCATTCCGCAAAACGGGACTTATCAGGCTACAATGCGCCTTATTGCAACGCGGCCTGTGTATGGCACCGGCTATGAAACCAACTTGTTAAGTATTAACGACCGAAATTTTAATTTTAACTATACGCCGCAGACGCCGCTCGATTTCGCGCCCAGTAACTTTGTTAATAATCTATCGTCGCTGCTGGCTTTTTACGCTTACCTGACCATAGGTACCGACCAAGATACCTTCGCACGGCTTGGCGGCTCGCCGTATTATGACCAGGCGCGGGTAATTCTGCAGTACTCAGCTAGCCAAACGATTACCAATGAGTCGGATGCGGGCTGGACCGATGCTAGCCCCCGTAATCGCTATTGGTTGCTGAACAATATGACGGACCCGCAGCTCGAAGCTTTTCGCACCGGTTTGTACGCTTATTATCGGCAGGGAATGGATATTTTTATTGAAAAACCAGATGAGGCCCGCACCTCCATTATGACAGCGCTGACGGGAATTCAAAAAGCGAATGCGGTGCGACCTAACACCTTATTTGTGCGCGCTTTTTTTGATGCGAAGGCTGACGAAATAACTAATATTTTTCGCACCAGCACCGACTCCCAGCAGAAGCGGCAATTGATTGCCCTAATGACCGATGTGGACCCAGGTAATCTGCCAAAATACCAAACGATTATTAAATAA